A genomic window from Accipiter gentilis chromosome 1, bAccGen1.1, whole genome shotgun sequence includes:
- the PGAP1 gene encoding GPI inositol-deacylase isoform X4: protein MSVLHHHFVRHPAKTFEENPEAFTELTGAFMWIPVKASKWTYSVHNDSDGKYFTFPLASHRKSYSHVYCENSMLDTSSWIYGCMNSNSSTCLEATDLSWRAELLPTTKVVILKLQDYTSLSHIVIQVPPTVGNKYTLDCEFFKQDSRTVQLPVTHLFSFGLSSSKILLNSTGLLYNVQLQHFNRIYQAFKIYIESHCQSLKERKPSVYRLHVPWSHEDSIIVAKVPSFTEISAKLHIAQPQNDSRVPELNIYSSSDCQYEVILKTSVLQVLGQIIRFHAGSLPVYVVSNIFLAYGGQLSTLMSTGQCSDFPLELVRTAKPYKVEPLISIVVFLQGFNWFREIWESLSLPEVDAAVLSSQDAWFPLVSLILFLFGTGIAYWSGVFFSTSLRLFSSLWLTLIRPTVLQKDNKLITPRRLCGVLSLALVSWTTCGAFAVFIIYLQYLFKVIKLHVNVRAEQNMLNGDSDCSKETSQNSSIYTVKNQSSTDSTVKATQSLSNSSTIAEAVNSLKMHVTILNLFTWIVLLNLPSLIYWLKNLRYSVRLDPDPCRSTAIILVCILEILMNSSTSEVKSSKLLKIAAKVPLPLSVAMLAFGRMHLYKVPHFVTLSLLLHVLCCIV from the exons ATGTCTGTACTGCATCACCACTTTGTGAGACACCCTGCAAAGACATTTGAGGAAAACCCTGAAGCTTTTACGGAACTCACAG gaGCTTTCATGTGGATTCCAGTCAAAGCCTCAAAATGGACTTATTCAGTTCACAAT gattctgatggaaaatatttcacatttcctCTTGCGAGCCACAGAAAATCATACAGTCATGTTTACTGTGAAAACAGTATGTTG GACACGAGTAGCTGGATTTATGGCTGTATGAACAGTAATTCATCAACTTG CCTGGAAGCTACTGATTTATCCTGGAGAGCTGAGTTACTTCcaaccaccaag gttgtaATACTGAAACTTCAGGACTATACTTCTTTGTCCCACATTGTCATTCAGGTACCACCCACAGTTGGcaataag TATACTTTGGACTGTGAATTCTTCAAACAGGATTCCAGGACAGTACAGCTTCCTGTAACACATCTTTTTTCATTTG GGCTTTCTTCAAGCAAAATTCTATTAAATTCAACTGGCTTACTTTACAATGTACAGCTCCAGCACTTTAACCGA ATATATCAAGCTTTCAAAATTTATATAGAGAGCCACTGCCAGTCACTTAAAG aaagaaaacctagTGTTTACAGACTTCATGTACCCTGGTCACATGAAGACTCAATAATTGTAGCAAA AGTTCCGTCTTTTACGGAGATTTCTGCAAAACTGCATATTGCTCAGCCTCAAAATGACAGCAGGGTTCCAGAGTTAAATATTTACTCTTCCTCAGACTGTCAGTATGAA gtAATTCTGAAGACATCAGTTTTACAGGTTCTTGGGCAA ATAATAAGGTTCCATGCTGGCTCTCTTCCTGTCTATGttgtttctaatatttttcttgcttatgGAGGACAATTGAGCACACTGATGTCAACAG GCCAATGTTCAGACTTTCCCCTTGAACTAGTTAGGACAGCTAAACCCTACAAAGTAGAACCTCTTATAAGCATTGTTGTGTTTCTGCAGGG GTTTAACTGGTTTAGAGAGATATGGGAATCACTGTCACTACCAGAGGTGGATGCTGCTGTACTGAGTAGTCAGGATGCATGGTTCCCCCTTGTGTCCCTGATTCTATTTCTTTTTGGGACAGGCATTGCCTACTGGAGTGGAGTATTTTTCTCTACATCTCTGAGACTCTTCTCTTCGTTATGGTTAACTCTGATTAG ACCTACTGTACTTCAGAAAGATAACAAGTTGATTACACCCAGAAGACTCTGTGGGGTGTTATCCCTTGCTTTGGTTAGCTGGACCACTTGTGGTGCATTTGCTGTATTCATTATTTACCTTCAATACTTGTTTAAG GTTATAAAGCTACATGTGAATGTAAGAGCAGAACAAAACATGCTTAATGGG gATTCAGACTGCTCAAAAGAAACTTCACAGAACTCCAGTATATACACAGTCAAAAACCAGAGTTCAACGGACAGTACCGTAAAAGCAACACAATCTCTTTCCAACAGTTCAACAATTGCTGAAGCTGTTAACAGTCTTAAGATGCATGTTACAATCCTTAATTTATTCACGTGGATTGTGCTGCTCAACTTGCCATCTCTAATTTATTGGTTAAAAAATCTCAG GTACAGTGTTAGACTTGATCCTGATCCATGCAGATCTACAGCTATTATCCTCGTATGCATTTTAGAAATTCTCATGAATTCAAGTACTTCTGAAGTGAAATCAAG TAAACTCTTGAAGATCGCAGCCAAAGTTCCACTCCCTTTGTCTGTTGCAATGTTGGCCTTTGGACGAATGCATTTATACAAAGTACCACACTTTGTAACCCTTTCTCTTCTTCTACATGTGCTGTGTTGTATTGTGTAA
- the PGAP1 gene encoding GPI inositol-deacylase isoform X6 codes for MLDTSSWIYGCMNSNSSTCLEATDLSWRAELLPTTKVVILKLQDYTSLSHIVIQVPPTVGNKYTLDCEFFKQDSRTVQLPVTHLFSFGLSSSKILLNSTGLLYNVQLQHFNRIYQAFKIYIESHCQSLKERKPSVYRLHVPWSHEDSIIVAKVPSFTEISAKLHIAQPQNDSRVPELNIYSSSDCQYEVILKTSVLQVLGQIIRFHAGSLPVYVVSNIFLAYGGQLSTLMSTGQCSDFPLELVRTAKPYKVEPLISIVVFLQGFNWFREIWESLSLPEVDAAVLSSQDAWFPLVSLILFLFGTGIAYWSGVFFSTSLRLFSSLWLTLIRPTVLQKDNKLITPRRLCGVLSLALVSWTTCGAFAVFIIYLQYLFKVIKLHVNVRAEQNMLNGDSDCSKETSQNSSIYTVKNQSSTDSTVKATQSLSNSSTIAEAVNSLKMHVTILNLFTWIVLLNLPSLIYWLKNLRYSVRLDPDPCRSTAIILVCILEILMNSSTSEVKSSKLLKIAAKVPLPLSVAMLAFGRMHLYKVPHFVTLSLLLHVLCCIV; via the exons ATGTTG GACACGAGTAGCTGGATTTATGGCTGTATGAACAGTAATTCATCAACTTG CCTGGAAGCTACTGATTTATCCTGGAGAGCTGAGTTACTTCcaaccaccaag gttgtaATACTGAAACTTCAGGACTATACTTCTTTGTCCCACATTGTCATTCAGGTACCACCCACAGTTGGcaataag TATACTTTGGACTGTGAATTCTTCAAACAGGATTCCAGGACAGTACAGCTTCCTGTAACACATCTTTTTTCATTTG GGCTTTCTTCAAGCAAAATTCTATTAAATTCAACTGGCTTACTTTACAATGTACAGCTCCAGCACTTTAACCGA ATATATCAAGCTTTCAAAATTTATATAGAGAGCCACTGCCAGTCACTTAAAG aaagaaaacctagTGTTTACAGACTTCATGTACCCTGGTCACATGAAGACTCAATAATTGTAGCAAA AGTTCCGTCTTTTACGGAGATTTCTGCAAAACTGCATATTGCTCAGCCTCAAAATGACAGCAGGGTTCCAGAGTTAAATATTTACTCTTCCTCAGACTGTCAGTATGAA gtAATTCTGAAGACATCAGTTTTACAGGTTCTTGGGCAA ATAATAAGGTTCCATGCTGGCTCTCTTCCTGTCTATGttgtttctaatatttttcttgcttatgGAGGACAATTGAGCACACTGATGTCAACAG GCCAATGTTCAGACTTTCCCCTTGAACTAGTTAGGACAGCTAAACCCTACAAAGTAGAACCTCTTATAAGCATTGTTGTGTTTCTGCAGGG GTTTAACTGGTTTAGAGAGATATGGGAATCACTGTCACTACCAGAGGTGGATGCTGCTGTACTGAGTAGTCAGGATGCATGGTTCCCCCTTGTGTCCCTGATTCTATTTCTTTTTGGGACAGGCATTGCCTACTGGAGTGGAGTATTTTTCTCTACATCTCTGAGACTCTTCTCTTCGTTATGGTTAACTCTGATTAG ACCTACTGTACTTCAGAAAGATAACAAGTTGATTACACCCAGAAGACTCTGTGGGGTGTTATCCCTTGCTTTGGTTAGCTGGACCACTTGTGGTGCATTTGCTGTATTCATTATTTACCTTCAATACTTGTTTAAG GTTATAAAGCTACATGTGAATGTAAGAGCAGAACAAAACATGCTTAATGGG gATTCAGACTGCTCAAAAGAAACTTCACAGAACTCCAGTATATACACAGTCAAAAACCAGAGTTCAACGGACAGTACCGTAAAAGCAACACAATCTCTTTCCAACAGTTCAACAATTGCTGAAGCTGTTAACAGTCTTAAGATGCATGTTACAATCCTTAATTTATTCACGTGGATTGTGCTGCTCAACTTGCCATCTCTAATTTATTGGTTAAAAAATCTCAG GTACAGTGTTAGACTTGATCCTGATCCATGCAGATCTACAGCTATTATCCTCGTATGCATTTTAGAAATTCTCATGAATTCAAGTACTTCTGAAGTGAAATCAAG TAAACTCTTGAAGATCGCAGCCAAAGTTCCACTCCCTTTGTCTGTTGCAATGTTGGCCTTTGGACGAATGCATTTATACAAAGTACCACACTTTGTAACCCTTTCTCTTCTTCTACATGTGCTGTGTTGTATTGTGTAA
- the PGAP1 gene encoding GPI inositol-deacylase isoform X5, protein MILMENISHFLLRATENHTVMFTVKTDTSSWIYGCMNSNSSTCLEATDLSWRAELLPTTKVVILKLQDYTSLSHIVIQVPPTVGNKYTLDCEFFKQDSRTVQLPVTHLFSFGLSSSKILLNSTGLLYNVQLQHFNRIYQAFKIYIESHCQSLKERKPSVYRLHVPWSHEDSIIVAKVPSFTEISAKLHIAQPQNDSRVPELNIYSSSDCQYEVILKTSVLQVLGQIIRFHAGSLPVYVVSNIFLAYGGQLSTLMSTGQCSDFPLELVRTAKPYKVEPLISIVVFLQGFNWFREIWESLSLPEVDAAVLSSQDAWFPLVSLILFLFGTGIAYWSGVFFSTSLRLFSSLWLTLIRPTVLQKDNKLITPRRLCGVLSLALVSWTTCGAFAVFIIYLQYLFKVIKLHVNVRAEQNMLNGDSDCSKETSQNSSIYTVKNQSSTDSTVKATQSLSNSSTIAEAVNSLKMHVTILNLFTWIVLLNLPSLIYWLKNLRYSVRLDPDPCRSTAIILVCILEILMNSSTSEVKSSKLLKIAAKVPLPLSVAMLAFGRMHLYKVPHFVTLSLLLHVLCCIV, encoded by the exons AT gattctgatggaaaatatttcacatttcctCTTGCGAGCCACAGAAAATCATACAGTCATGTTTACTGTGAAAACA GACACGAGTAGCTGGATTTATGGCTGTATGAACAGTAATTCATCAACTTG CCTGGAAGCTACTGATTTATCCTGGAGAGCTGAGTTACTTCcaaccaccaag gttgtaATACTGAAACTTCAGGACTATACTTCTTTGTCCCACATTGTCATTCAGGTACCACCCACAGTTGGcaataag TATACTTTGGACTGTGAATTCTTCAAACAGGATTCCAGGACAGTACAGCTTCCTGTAACACATCTTTTTTCATTTG GGCTTTCTTCAAGCAAAATTCTATTAAATTCAACTGGCTTACTTTACAATGTACAGCTCCAGCACTTTAACCGA ATATATCAAGCTTTCAAAATTTATATAGAGAGCCACTGCCAGTCACTTAAAG aaagaaaacctagTGTTTACAGACTTCATGTACCCTGGTCACATGAAGACTCAATAATTGTAGCAAA AGTTCCGTCTTTTACGGAGATTTCTGCAAAACTGCATATTGCTCAGCCTCAAAATGACAGCAGGGTTCCAGAGTTAAATATTTACTCTTCCTCAGACTGTCAGTATGAA gtAATTCTGAAGACATCAGTTTTACAGGTTCTTGGGCAA ATAATAAGGTTCCATGCTGGCTCTCTTCCTGTCTATGttgtttctaatatttttcttgcttatgGAGGACAATTGAGCACACTGATGTCAACAG GCCAATGTTCAGACTTTCCCCTTGAACTAGTTAGGACAGCTAAACCCTACAAAGTAGAACCTCTTATAAGCATTGTTGTGTTTCTGCAGGG GTTTAACTGGTTTAGAGAGATATGGGAATCACTGTCACTACCAGAGGTGGATGCTGCTGTACTGAGTAGTCAGGATGCATGGTTCCCCCTTGTGTCCCTGATTCTATTTCTTTTTGGGACAGGCATTGCCTACTGGAGTGGAGTATTTTTCTCTACATCTCTGAGACTCTTCTCTTCGTTATGGTTAACTCTGATTAG ACCTACTGTACTTCAGAAAGATAACAAGTTGATTACACCCAGAAGACTCTGTGGGGTGTTATCCCTTGCTTTGGTTAGCTGGACCACTTGTGGTGCATTTGCTGTATTCATTATTTACCTTCAATACTTGTTTAAG GTTATAAAGCTACATGTGAATGTAAGAGCAGAACAAAACATGCTTAATGGG gATTCAGACTGCTCAAAAGAAACTTCACAGAACTCCAGTATATACACAGTCAAAAACCAGAGTTCAACGGACAGTACCGTAAAAGCAACACAATCTCTTTCCAACAGTTCAACAATTGCTGAAGCTGTTAACAGTCTTAAGATGCATGTTACAATCCTTAATTTATTCACGTGGATTGTGCTGCTCAACTTGCCATCTCTAATTTATTGGTTAAAAAATCTCAG GTACAGTGTTAGACTTGATCCTGATCCATGCAGATCTACAGCTATTATCCTCGTATGCATTTTAGAAATTCTCATGAATTCAAGTACTTCTGAAGTGAAATCAAG TAAACTCTTGAAGATCGCAGCCAAAGTTCCACTCCCTTTGTCTGTTGCAATGTTGGCCTTTGGACGAATGCATTTATACAAAGTACCACACTTTGTAACCCTTTCTCTTCTTCTACATGTGCTGTGTTGTATTGTGTAA